The Mycolicibacterium brumae DNA window GCACGCGGATAAGGCGCTGGCGGCGCTCGCGGCCCGGTAGTCAGGCGCTTCTCGGCCCTAGCTCTTTGGCCCCTGGGGTGGGTCCGTCCCGGGTGGGTGTTGGTGGCGGAACCGTTTGTGGAAGTGGGCGAGCATGTCGGCGGGCTGGTGATACGGATTGACCCGCGGCTGCCCGCGATCCAAGTGTGCTGGTGGGGTCCATTCGACGCGGCCCTCGGCGTTGAGTCGGGTGCTCCAGTTCTGTTGGTAGGCCATCCGATTGTCCGGGCCGCAGTCCAGCCCCAGCTCGTCGACATTCGTCTGGCCGTCCTGGCTGAAATTGTCGAGGTGATCGGCCTGGCACCGGTAGGCGCTGGCTGTGCACCCCGGCCGGGTGCATCCCTTGTCCCGGGCGAACAGGACCAGCCGCTGATCGGCTGAAGCGAGACGCTTGGTCCGACCCAGCCACAGCGGTCGGCCACGTCCGTCGAAGATCACCAGGTAATGCAGGGCATGCGATGCCATCCGCAGGAAATCACTCATCGGAACCATCGACCCGCCCGCAGTCACCGCCCACCCCGTGAGCGCGGCCGGGACGTAGGGGGTCGGGAGTCCGGCAGGATCAGTGGCAGTCGGGTTCTCGGGCGGTTCCGGCACGGCCGGGGTCACCGGGCCGCCGCTCGGGGCGTCGGGGCCGGTGATCGTCACCACCGGGTCGATGATCGGCCCACCGCTGAGGTCGGCGGGGACTCCGCCGTGGGCGGCGGCGTTCAATTCCGCCAAGGTTGTCGTGACGATCACGGTGACGGGTAGTCCGTTGTGTTGCCCGAGGTCGCCGGAGGCCAGCAGTGCCCGCATGGCGGCGACCAGGGCGTCGTGGTTGCGCTGGGCGATCGTGCGCCGATCACCCTGAATCTGCTCCTCCGACGGTGTTCCCGAGACACAGGGGTGTTCATCGTCGGGATTGCACATGCCCGGCGCCGCCAACTTCTCCAGGATGGGTTCTAGGGTGGCCCACGCTTCGGGGGTCAACCGCGCCCGCAGGTTGCGCATCCCGTCATGGGTCTGGGCGCCGACGGACAGGCCGCGGGCGGCGGCGCGGCGCCGATCGGCGAAGTCCCCGTCCGGATCGAGGACCATGAGCAGCATGGTCGCCAGTTTGCTCAAATGCGAGGGCCCGTACTGCGTGGCGAGCTCGGCCAACTCCTTCTCGGCATCAGCCCGGGTCTCCGGATCCACCGCCGCCGGGATCTTCGCGTAGGTGTCTCGCACGATCGCGGAGCGTGTCAAGTCTTTTGTGTAAGTCGTTTCCTCTGATGTTGTCGTTTGGTGTGTTCTACAGGTGGGGCTCGATGCGGTCTGGGTAGACCAGCACGAGCTGTTCGAGGGCTTTCTTCCAGTTGGTGACCACTTGTCCTTCCACGAGGCGTCCGGCGGCCTTTCGGTTATGTTTCTGGCCGCGTTCCTTGGCCCGTTCGGCGGCGCGTTTGTCTTCGATGTTGCAGATCGCCAGCCAGAGCAGTTTCACCACCGCGGCGTCGTTGGGGAACTGCCCGCGGGTCTTGGTGACCTTGCGAAGTTGGTAGTTCAACGACTCGATCGAGTTGGTCGTGTAGATCACCCGGCGTAGCTCTGGAGGGAACTCCAGGAAGGGGATGAATTGCTCCCATGATCGATCGAAAACCATTGTCACAGTGGGGTTTTTCTTGCCCAAATCTGATGCGGTGAACGCATCCAGCTCGGCGCGGGCGGCATCGGCGTCAGCGGCGGTGTAGATCGGCTTGAGCGCGGCGGCCACGGCCTTGCGGTCCTTGTAGGACACGAACCGCAGCGCGTTGCGGATCAGGTGCACCACGCAGGTCTGGACGGTGGCCTGCGACCAGGTCGCCGTGATGGCCTCGGGGAACCCGGTGAGCCCGTCGCAGCACACGATAAGCACGTCACGCACCCCTCGGTTGGCCAGATCAGCGCAGACCGACGCCCAGAACGAGGCTCCTTCGTTCTGCTGGACCCAGATGCCCAGGACATGCTTGACGCCGGCCATATCGACGCCCACGGCGATGTGCGCGGCCTTGTTGCGGGTGTGGCCGCCGTCTTTGACCTTCACCACGATCGCGTCGAGGTAGATCACCGGGTACAGCGCATCCAACGGGCGACGCTGCCAGGCAAGGACCTCATCGGAGATCTCGTCGACGATCTTGGAGATCGTCTCATGAGACACCTCGGCGCCGATCGTTGATTGCAGGTGAAATTGGATGTCCCGCAACGTCATCCCGCCGGCATACAGCGAAACGATCATGTCATCGAGCCCACCGAGCCGGCGCTGTCCCTTGGGCACCAGCCGCGGCGTGAACGACCCGTCACGGTCCCGAGGCACCTCCAACGAGACCGGGCCGGCCTCAGTCTGCACGGTCTTGGCCGAGTGCCCGTTACGGGCGTTCGGCAGGCCCCGGCCGGCCGGGTCGCCCTTCTCATAGCCGAGATGATCGGTCAGCTCGGCGGCCAGGCCCCGCTCCAACGCGAGCTTGATCAGCCCGGGCAGCAGGCCACCCTCACCGGTCAGCGCGACCTCGCCGGAGTCGATCGAGGCCAGCAGCTCATCGACCGCCCCGGATGCCCGCAGCGCCTCGGCCACCTCCACCGTCGACGCGGCCTCAGCCAGCCGCGCGTCCAAATCCCGATCTGTCGTCATGCCCTGAGATCCTTCCCTTGTCAGGACTTACACAGACCATCTGACACCCCCCGATCGCGACCTGTTCCGGGCCGATCACCCCCGCCGCCACCCCCTGCGCCACGGTGGGCATGACCGGTTCCAGGGGTTGCCCATCCACCGCGACCCGCGGCCCCAGGTCGGCTGCCTCGGCCAACCGCCGTCGGGCCGCGCCGCGGGAGATCCGCAGACGGTCCTCCAACACGAGGGTGAGGTTCGCCGCCCCCAACACCCCGGGATTGCCGTCGGCGATCAGCCGGGCCAGCAGCCGATGGTCGGCCGCCGGGGCCCGCCACGCGAGCGCCTCCCGGCGGGCGAGAACTTCCAGAATCTCCTCCGACGAGAGCGCGTCGAGGGACGCCGAAGCCAGGACGTGGTGAGCGGTTTCGGCCTGCGCGAGGGCGGCGAAGATCGCCTCCCGATCGGCGTAGGCGGTGCTGCTCATACCCAAAACGCTATACCTCGACACCGACAAGAAACGCTGCGAGACAACCGAATTCGGACCTCAAACGGTGAGAATTCTATGAGAAAATTCGGGGCCCACACGGGAGCTGTCCCACGCTCAGCGACACCGCCTAAGCCCCACTACAAGTGCGGCCTAAAGTCCATCGCGAGACAATGAGGAGGCGACCTCAAATGAGTCGAGAACCGGGAGGTACGGCTGCCCTAGACTCCCTGTTGATGCATCAGGCAAACAGTGAGGAAACGCGGCTCTCGGCGCTGAACGAGGCGTTCCGATGAGCCCGGTCCTGGAGGTCGACAACGTCACCTTCCGGCGCGACGGCAAGCAGATCATCGACGGCATCTCGCTGACCATCCCGCGCGGGGAACACTGGGCGCTGCTGGGGCCCAACGGCGCCGGCAAGTCGACGCTGCTGGGCTTCTGCGCTGCGGTGACCTTCCCGACGTCGGGCACGGTGCGGATCCTCGGTTCGCAGATGGGCCGCACCGACCTGGCGCAGTTGCGTCGCAGTATCGGCCACGTCAATCCGCGGCACCGGCTGCACAGTCCGCTCAGCGCCCGGCAGGTGGTGCTGACCGGGATCACGGCCACCATCGACATCCCGATGCGCTGGTCCCCCACCGCCGATCAGCTGGCCCGCGCCGAGGCGATGATCGACCTGGTCGGCATGAGCCACCGCGCAGATGTGCTGTGGCCCAATCTTTCTCAGGGTGAGCGGGGCCGGGCGCTGATCGGGCGAGCCCTCATCTCCGGTCCGCGACTGCTGTTGCTCGACGAACCGACCACCGGCCTCGACGTCGCCGCCCGGGAACAGTTGCTGGAGACCATCGACGCGCTGTCGGAGGCCGACCCGGAGATGGCCTCCATCCTGGTGACCCACCATCTGGAGGAGCTGCCGACGTCCACCACCCATGCGTTGCTCATTTCCGAGGGCCGCACCGTTTGCTCCGGCGCCGTTCGGGAGGTGCTCACCACCGAGCACGTCAGCGCGGCCTTCCGGCACCCCATCGAGGTGAGCCACACCGACGGCCGCTGGACCGCTCGGACCCGCGCCGATCGGCTGATCATCGGGTGACGCGCGCGCCCGTTGGCCGGCGTGCGACGATCGAGAGGTGACTCAACCCGGCGTCGAAGAGTACGGCGAACCCTGCCGCGAGTGCGGATACTCGTGGTCGCATTCGTTCGACGAGTTGATTGCGCTGCACAAGCGGGTGCACGCCGGATTCGATAAGACCGTCCGGGCGCACACCTACGGCGCGCGGATCGACGAACTGGCTTGGAGCGTCGGCGAATACATCTGCCACGTCGCCGACAACGAGTCGATCTGGGTGGAGCGGTTCACCGGCCTCCCCGCGATGGCCGAGCCGCGGGTGGCGCCCTACGACCAGGACGCGCTGGCCGCTGCGCGCCACTACCCGGAAATCCCCTTCGAATCCGCGATGGGCGCGATGCGCCGGGCGCGCGCGGCGTTCGTCTCGGCCGCCTATATGACCCCGCAGGAGCTCACGTTCTTCCACCCCGAACCCGGGGCCATCACCGTGCTCGACGCCCTGCGCCTGGCCATCCACGACAGCCACCATCACCTGTGGGACGTTCGGCGCATCACCGGCGCCGCGTCGGGCTAAAGCAACTGATCCGTGTCGAAGCAGGTGAGATCGCCGGTGTGACACGCTCCGCCGACCTGGTCGACGACCAGCAGCACCGTGTCGCCGTCACAGTCCAGCCGCACCGAGTGCACGCGCTGGGTGTGCCCGCTGGTCGCGCCCTTCACCCATTGCTCGCCGCGAGACCGGGAGAAGTAGGTGGCCTCCCGGGTCGCCAGGGTCCGCGCCAGCGCGGCGTCGTCCATCCATGCGACCATCAGCACGTCCCGGGTGCCGTGCTCCTGTGCGACGGCCGCGATCAACCCGTCGGCGTTGCGTTTGAGCCGCGCGGCGATCGCCGGGTCGAGGTCGTAGCGCTCGCTCATCGGATCGTGATCCCCTCGGCGCGCATGGCCGCCTTGACCTCCGGGATGGTCAGGTCGCCGAAGTGAAACACGCTGGCCGCCAACACCGCGTCCGCGCCGGCCCGCACCGCCGGTGCGAAATCGGAGACCGACCCGGCGCCGCCGCTGGCGATGATCGGCACGCTGACCGCCGAGCGCACCGCGCGCAGCATGGGCAGGTCGAAGCCCGCCTTGGTGCCGTCGGCGTCCATCGAGTTCAGCAGGATCTCCCCCACCCCCAGTTCCGCGCCGCGCGCCGCCCACGCCACCGCGTCGATGCCGGTGCCGCGCCGGCCGCCGTGGGTGGTGACCTCCCAGCCCGACGGGGTGGGTTCGCAACCTTCGGGGACGGTGCGGGCGTCCACGCTCAGCACGATGCACTGGGAGCCGAACTGCCGTGACAACTCGGCCAGCAGCTCCGGGCGGGCGATGGCGGCGGTGTTCACCGACACCTTGTCCGCGCCGGCGCGCAGCAGCACGTCGACGTCGGCGACCGCGCGGATGCCACCGCCGACGGTCAGCGGGATGAACACCTGCTCGGCGGTGCGGCGCACCACCTCGAGCATGGTGGCCCGGCCCGACGAGGACGCCGTGACGTCGAGGAAGGTCAGCTCGTCGGCGCCCTCGGCGTCGTAGCGGGCGGCCAGTTCGACGGGATCGCCTGCGTCACGGAGGTTTTCGAAGTTCACGCCCTTGACGACCCGGCCGTCGTCGACATCCAGGCACGGGATGACGCGGGTGGCGACGTCTGAGCTCACAGGTAATCCTCTCGGGTCCCAACGGATGCCACGATCTCCAGCATCTCCTCATGCACCCCGGGCGCAGCCGCCAGGGCCGAGCGCGAAGCGGTCGTCCACGGTCGGCCTTCCAGGTCGGTCACGATGCCACCGGCGGCCCGGATCAGCGCCACCCCGGCCGCGTGGTCCCACACGTAGTGACCGAAACTGATTGCCCCGCCGAGGATCCCGGCGGCGACATACGCCAGGTCGATCCCGGTCGCGCCGTGCATCCGGATCCGCGAGCAGCGTCGGCTCAACCCGGCCAGCACCGCCGCCCGCCAGGCCCCCGGGAAGTAGCCGCGGGAATCGATGTTGAAGGAGCCGACGCCGACGATCGAGTCCGCCACCGTGGTCGGCGAAAGCCGCGGCAGCGCACTGTCGCCCGCGAGCACCGGGCCGTCGACCAGGGCGCGGTACCGCTCCCCGGTGAACGGCAGCCAGGTCAGTCCGGCGACCGGCTCGCCGTCGCGCAGCAGGCCGAGCAGGATCGCGCACATCGGTGACCCGGCGGCGTAGTTGAACGTCCCGTCGATCGGGTCGAGCACCCACACCAGCTCCGAATCGAGGCTGGGGCCGCCGAATTCCTCGCCGTGCACGCCGATCCCGGTCGCCGCGGTGAGTTCGGCGACCACGCGTCGCTCGATCGCCAGATCAACCTCGGTGGCGAAGTCGTTGCCGAGCTTGGCGACCGCCGAGGCGGCGCGGTGACCGTCGAGGAACTGCGGGCACACACCGTCGAGGATCCCCGCGGCGATGTCCAGCAGGGCCTCGAGTTGCTCGGGCGACGGTGTGGGCATCGCTACCCGCGCACGGCTTCCAGCGCCTCGGGCAGGGTGAATCGCCCGGCGTAGAGCGCCTTCCCGACGATCGCGCCCTCCACGCCACTGCCGACCAGGGTGGCGATGGCGCGTAGGTCGTCCAGGCTCGACACCCCGCCGGAGGCGATGACCGGGGCGTCGGTGCATTCGGCGACGGTTTCCAGCAGGTCCAGGTTCGGGCCGGTCAGGGTGCCGTCCTTGGTGACATCGGTGACCACGAACCGCGAGCAGCCCTCGGCGTCCAGGCGTTCCAGCACCGCCCACAGGTCGCCGCCGTCGGTCTCCCAGCCGCGCCCGCGCAGCCGGTGCCGGCCCTCGTCGTCGATCTGCACGTCCAGTCCGACGGCCACCTTGTCGCCATGCTCGGCGATGGCACGCGCGCACCACTTGGGGTTCTCCAGCGCGGCGGTGCCCAGGTTCACCCGGGCGCAGCCGGTGGCCAGCGCGGCGCGCAGCGACTCGTCGTCGCGGATGCCGCCGGAAAGCTCAACGGCCACATCGAGTTTGCCAACCACCTCGGCCAGCAGCTCCCGGTTGGAGCCGCGGCCGAAGGCGGCGTCGAGGTCCACCAGGTGGATCCATTCGGCGCCGTCGCGCTGCCAGGTCTCGGCGGCCTCGATGGCCGAGCCGTACTCGGTCTCACTGCCGGCCTGGCCCTGCACCAAACGCACCGCCTTGCCCTCGACCACGTCGACGGCCGGCAACAGAATCAACGACATCTACAACCCTTCAACCCAATTGGACAGCAGCGCCGCGCCCGCGTCGCCGCTCTTCTCCGGATGGAACTGTGTGGCCGACAACGGCCCGTCCTCGACCGCGGCCAAAAACCGCACGTGGTGCTGGGCCCAGGTCAGCTGCGCGTCGTCGGCGCCCGACCAGTCCTGCGCGGCGTAGGAATGCACGAAGTAGAACCGGGTGTCGGGGTCCAGGCCGGCGAACAACCGGCTGCCCGGCGCCGCCGCCACGGTGTTCCAGCCCATGTGCGGAATGACCGGCGCCTCCAGCCGGGTCACCGCGCCCGGCCAGAAACCGCAGCCCTGCGCATTGTGTCCGAACTCCACCCCGCGGCTGAACAGGATCTGCATCCCGACGCAGACACCGAGCACCGGCGCCCCGGCGGCCAACCGGTCGGCGATGATCTGCTCGCCGCCGATCCCGCGCAGCCCGGCCATGCAGGCCGCGAACGCCCCGACGCCGGGCACCACCAGGCCGTCGGCGGCCGACGCGCGCGCGGGATCCGGGGTGACCTCGACGGTGGCGCCCACGCGTTCCAGCGCGCGCTGGGCCGAGCGCAGGTTGCCCGACCCGTAATCCAGGATGACGACAGACTTCACAGGGTGCCCTTGGTGGACGGCACGCCGCTCACCCGCGGGTCGAACTCGACGGCCTGGCGCAGCGCGCGCGCCACCGCCTTGTATTGGGCCTCGGTGATGTGGTGCGGGTCGCGGCCGTACAGCGTCCGCACGTGCAGCGCGATGCGGGCGTTGAACGCCAGCGATTCGAACACGTGCCGGTTGATCACCGTGTGATACGGCGCGCCGGTCCCGGCGATGGTGAAGTCGACGAGGTAGTCCGGCTCGCCGGTGTGCACGAAGTACGGCCGGCCGGACACGTCCACGGCGGCGTGCGCGAGGGTCTCGTCCATCGGGATGAACGAGTCGCCGAATCGGCGGATGCCCAACTTGGCGCCGAGCGCCTGACCGAGCGCCTGGCCGAGCACGATCGCGGTGTCCTCGACGGTGTGGTGCGCCTCGATGTCAGTGTCGCCGACCGCCCGCACGGTCAGGTCGAAGCTGGCGTGGCTGCCCAGCGCGGTGAGCATGTGGTCGAAGAACGGCACCCCGGTGTCGATCTGGGTGACCCCGGACCCGTCCAGGTCGATCTCGACGGTGATGTCGGATTCCCGGGTGGTGCGGGTGATGGATGCCCGACGGTTGGTCATGATGGCTCCTGCACGAGGTCGGTGCCCGCCAGCTGCGCGCTGGCGGCCAGGAATGCGTCGTTCTCGGTGTCCAGGCCGATGGTGACCCGCAGTTTTCCGGGGATGCCGACGTCGCGGATCAGCACGCCGGCGTCCAGGTAGCGCTGCCAGGCGGCCGCCGAATCGGTGAAGTCGCCGAACAGGATGAAGTTGGCGTCACTGGGGGTGACCCGGAATCCCATGGCGCGCAACGCCGCCGCGACCCGCTCGCGCTCGGCGATCAGCACCGCCACCGACCCGAGGGTGTCATCAGCGTGCCGCAGCGCCGCGCGGGCGCCGGCCTGGGTGAGCACCGACAGGTGGTACGGCAACCGCACCAGCAGCATGGCGTCGATGACCGCCGGCGCGGCGACCAGGTAACCGAGCCGGCCGCCGGCGAACGCGAACGCCTTGCTCATGGTGCGACTGACCACCAGCCGGTCGCCGAACTCGTCGATCAACCGCACCGCGCTGGGCTGGGCGGAGAACTCGCCGTAGGCCTCGTCGACGATCAGCACCCCGCCGTCCATGGCGGCCAGCAGCTCCCGCAGATCGTCGATGCCGACGCTGGCCCCGGTCGGGTTGTTGGGGCTGGTGACGAACACGACGTCGGGCCGGCGCTCTGCGATGGCCGTCGCGGCGGCCGCGGTGTCCAGCGCGAAGTCGTCTGCCCGCGGCACGCCGATCCACTCGGTCTGGGTGGCGTCGGCGATGACCGGGTGCATCGAGTACGACGGGGTGAACCCCATCGCCGAGCGGCCCGGGCCGCCGAAGGCCTGCAGCAGTTGCTGCAGCACCTCGTTGGAACCGTTGGCGGCCCACAGGTTTTCGACGCCGAGGCGCACCCCGGTGCGGCCGCTGACGTATGCCGCCAGGTCCGCGCGCAACGCGACGGCGTCGCGGTCGGGGTAGCGGTGCAGCTCAGTGGCGGCCGCGGCCACCGACGCGGCGACGTCGTCGACCAGGGCGCGGGTCGGCGGGTGCGGGTTCTCGTTGGTGTTGAGCTGCACCGGGACGCTCAACTGCGGAGCGCCGTAGGGGCTTTTGCCGCGCAGATCGGCGCGCAGCGGCAGGTCCGCCAGTGCGACCGCCGCGCCGGGTGCGGCGGTCATCGTTCGAACCTGCGCCGGACCGCCTCGCCGTGGGACGGCAGCTGCTCGGCGTTGGCCAGCGCGATGACATGCCCGGCGACGTCCTTGAGGGCGGCTTCGGTGTGCTCGATGACGTGGATGCCGCGCAGGAAGGTCTGGGTGGACAGGCCGCTGGAGTGCCGGGCGCTACCCGCGGTGGGCAGCACGTGGTTGGAGCCCGCGCAGTAGTCGCCGAGGCTGACCGGCGCGTAGGCGCCGACGAAAATCGCTCCGGCAGAACGGATCCGGGCCGCGACGCCGGGCGCGTCGGCGGTCTGGATCTCCAGGTGTTCGGCGGCGTAGGCGTTGACCACCCGCACGCCGGTGTCGGTGTCGTCGACCAGCACGGTGGCCGATTGCGGGCCGCTCAACGCGGTGCGCACCCGCTCGCGGTGCACGGTGGTCTCCAGCTGGGCGGTGATCTCGGCGTCGACGGACTCGGCCAACTCGGCGCTGTCGGTGACCAGCACGCTGGCGGCCATCTCGTCGTGCTCGGCCTGGCTGATGAGGTCTGCGGCGACGTGCGCCGGGTCGGCGGTGTCGTCGGCGAGGATGGCGATCTCGGTGGGGCCGGCTTCGGCGTCGATGCCGACCTGGCTGCGGCAGATCCGCTTGGCCGCGGTGACGTAGATATTGCCCGGGCCGGTGATCATGTCGACCGGGTCGAGCTCGGCGCCGTCGGTGTCGGCGCCGCCGTAGGCGAGCAGCGCGATCCCCTGGGCGCCACCGACGGCCCACACCTCCCGCACACCCAGCAGCGCGGCGGCGGCCAGGATGGTCGGGTGCGGCAGGCCGGCGAACGCGCCGGTGTTGTCGCGTTGCGGCGGGCTGGCGATGACCAGCGAGTCCACTCCGGCCGCCTGGGCGGGCACCACGTTCATCACCACCGACGACGGGTAGACGGCGTTGCCGCCGGGCACGTACAGCCCGACCCGCTCCACCGGCACCCAGCGTTCGGTGACCACCGCGCCGGGGCCGAGTTCGGTGACCGTGTCGGTGCGGCGCTGATCGGCGTGCACGGCGCGGGTCCGCTCGATCGCGATCTCGAGGGCGGCCCGGACGTCGTCGTCGAGTTCGGCGGCCGCCGCGGTCAGCTCGGCGGCCGGGACGCGCACCGCGGCCGGGCGCACGCCGTCGAAGCGTTCGCCGTACTCCAGCGCCGCGGCCGCGCCGCGCTCGGCGACGTCTTCGACGATCGGCCGGACGACGGGGACCACCGCGTCGACGTCGACGCCGCCGCGGGGCAGGGCGGCGCGCAATTGGGCCGCCGACAGGCTGCGGTCACGCAGGTCGACGCGGGGCATGCGGAATGTGGACATCGCTTCTTATTGTCGCTGATCGGTCCAGGGAATTGAAAACGGAGTCACATATCCAAGCCGATGTCGAGCACGCTCACCGAGTGAGTGAGCGCCCCGACGGCCAGGTAGTCCACCCCGGTGGCCGCGTAGGCGGCCGCGACGTCGAGGCTCAGGCCGCCGGAGGACTCCAGCCGCACGTGCGGCGCGCGGGTGTCGCGGCGCTGCGCGGCGATCTGGGTCTCCCACACCGCGAAGTTGTCCAGCAGGACCAGCCGCACATCCTCGGCGAGCACCTCGTCGAGCTGCTCCAGGGAGTCGACCTCGACCTCGCAGGGGATGTCCGGGGCGTATTCGCGGACCGCCCGCAGCGCGGCGACCACCGATCCGGCGGCGGCGACGTGGTTGTCCTTGATCAGCGCGGCGTCGCCGAGGCCCATCCGGTGGTTGACTCCCCCGCCGACGCGGACCGCGTACTTCTGCAGCGCGCGCAGGCCGGGCAGCGTTTTGCGGGTGTCCCGGATCCGGGCGTTCGTGCCGTCGACCGCCTCGACCCATGCCGCGGTGGCGGTGGCGATGCCGGACAGGTGGCAGACCAGGTTGAGCATGGTGCGCTCGGCGGTCAGCAGCCCGCGGGTTTCGGCCTCCAGGGTGAGCAGCGGGTCGCCGGGGCGCAGCCGGTCGCCGTCCTCTGCGCGGCCGAGCACCCGGTAGCCGTCGGCGCCGAGCACCTCGTCCAGGGTGAGCAGCGCGATGTCGATCCCGGCGGCGACGCCGTCGGCGCGACTGACCAGGGCGGCGTTGCCGGCGGCGTCGGGTCCGACGGTGGCCGCCGTGGTGACATCCGGCCCGTAGCGCAGGTCCTCCTCCAGGCCGGCCAGGATGACCCGGCGGGCCTCGGCGATCTCGAAGTCGTCGAGCATCAGGCCACCCGGGCGTCTCGGGTGTCGTCGAGGCGCAGCGGGACGCTGTGGGCCTGACCGTCGTCGGTGTCGGGGAAATCGGCGCGGTGATGGCAGCCGCGGGACTCGGCGCGGTGCGCGGCGGCGGCGACCACGGCCGCGGCGACCGTGGTCAGCGCGGCGTCCTCGAAATCGCGCCGGGTGCGCGGCGTGAGCGGGCGGGCGCGGTCGAGCTTTTCGGCGGCCGCGGCCAGGCCGGGCCCGTCGCGCAGCACGGACACCTCGGTGGACATGACGCGCTGCAGTTCGGCGCGGTCGATGGCGGCGCGCGGGGCGCTGGTCTCCGGCCCCGGTGTGGCGGGTCCGGCGGATAGCGCGTGTTCGGCGGCGGCGACGCCGGCCCGCCCACCGACCACCAGGCCCTCGAGCAGACTGTTGGAGGCCAGCCGGTTGGCGCCGTGCATTCCGGTGCGGGCGACCTCCCCGGCCGCGAACAGCCCGGGCA harbors:
- the hisB gene encoding imidazoleglycerol-phosphate dehydratase HisB, which encodes MTNRRASITRTTRESDITVEIDLDGSGVTQIDTGVPFFDHMLTALGSHASFDLTVRAVGDTDIEAHHTVEDTAIVLGQALGQALGAKLGIRRFGDSFIPMDETLAHAAVDVSGRPYFVHTGEPDYLVDFTIAGTGAPYHTVINRHVFESLAFNARIALHVRTLYGRDPHHITEAQYKAVARALRQAVEFDPRVSGVPSTKGTL
- a CDS encoding histidinol-phosphate transaminase, which translates into the protein MTAAPGAAVALADLPLRADLRGKSPYGAPQLSVPVQLNTNENPHPPTRALVDDVAASVAAAATELHRYPDRDAVALRADLAAYVSGRTGVRLGVENLWAANGSNEVLQQLLQAFGGPGRSAMGFTPSYSMHPVIADATQTEWIGVPRADDFALDTAAAATAIAERRPDVVFVTSPNNPTGASVGIDDLRELLAAMDGGVLIVDEAYGEFSAQPSAVRLIDEFGDRLVVSRTMSKAFAFAGGRLGYLVAAPAVIDAMLLVRLPYHLSVLTQAGARAALRHADDTLGSVAVLIAERERVAAALRAMGFRVTPSDANFILFGDFTDSAAAWQRYLDAGVLIRDVGIPGKLRVTIGLDTENDAFLAASAQLAGTDLVQEPS
- the hisD gene encoding histidinol dehydrogenase produces the protein MSTFRMPRVDLRDRSLSAAQLRAALPRGGVDVDAVVPVVRPIVEDVAERGAAAALEYGERFDGVRPAAVRVPAAELTAAAAELDDDVRAALEIAIERTRAVHADQRRTDTVTELGPGAVVTERWVPVERVGLYVPGGNAVYPSSVVMNVVPAQAAGVDSLVIASPPQRDNTGAFAGLPHPTILAAAALLGVREVWAVGGAQGIALLAYGGADTDGAELDPVDMITGPGNIYVTAAKRICRSQVGIDAEAGPTEIAILADDTADPAHVAADLISQAEHDEMAASVLVTDSAELAESVDAEITAQLETTVHRERVRTALSGPQSATVLVDDTDTGVRVVNAYAAEHLEIQTADAPGVAARIRSAGAIFVGAYAPVSLGDYCAGSNHVLPTAGSARHSSGLSTQTFLRGIHVIEHTEAALKDVAGHVIALANAEQLPSHGEAVRRRFER
- the nadC gene encoding carboxylating nicotinate-nucleotide diphosphorylase; this encodes MMLDDFEIAEARRVILAGLEEDLRYGPDVTTAATVGPDAAGNAALVSRADGVAAGIDIALLTLDEVLGADGYRVLGRAEDGDRLRPGDPLLTLEAETRGLLTAERTMLNLVCHLSGIATATAAWVEAVDGTNARIRDTRKTLPGLRALQKYAVRVGGGVNHRMGLGDAALIKDNHVAAAGSVVAALRAVREYAPDIPCEVEVDSLEQLDEVLAEDVRLVLLDNFAVWETQIAAQRRDTRAPHVRLESSGGLSLDVAAAYAATGVDYLAVGALTHSVSVLDIGLDM